A window of Kribbella sp. NBC_00382 genomic DNA:
GAAGTCGGCCGGGTCCGTGAGCAGGATGCCGACCTCGATGACGTCGTCCAGTCCGGCACCGCCGGCTTGCAGAACGGCCTCACAATTCGCCAGCGCCTGCCGCGTCTGAGCTTGGATCGTGTGCTCGACCAGCTTGCCGGTACCCGGGTCGATGCCGACGATGCCCGAGACGAGGATGTGGGGTCCGGCCTTGACCCCTTGGCTGTAGAGCGGCGAGGCCGGCGCGTTCGCGGTCGTGATGATCTGCCGTGGCATGACGGTCCTCCTGAGCTACCGGAACCACGTCGACGCCCTCGTCGACGCCTGGGCGGGCTGGTGCGGTGGCGGGATCTGCGCACGATCCACGGGGCGGCTGACGTCGTTGGTGTGCAACAAGGTGCCCGAGCTCAGCAACCGGTGAACCTCCTCTGGCGTCACGCGCAGTGCCTTCGCTGCCTCGGCAAGGCCGAGCCAATTGCGTCGCCGCAGCGCCAGACCTTCTACCTCGGCCCGGGCCAGCGGCAGTTGCCCACCATGCCACGTGAGCAGCCGAACCGCACTCAACCGGTGAACGGCGGTCGTGGATTCCCCGAGGATGCGGGCCGCCTCCGCCACATTGATGCGCGCCGGCGCCTCCACCCACGCAAGCACATCCGCCAGCCGCACGGTCCTCGTGGACAGCTTCCCTTGCGCCGTGTTCTGCCGAGGCAAAGCCCCGGAGTCGAGCATGCTCCGCACGACAGCAACAGTCACATCCAGCACAGCCGCCGCCTGCTTGAGATCGATCAACGGATCCGCAGCAAGCAACGGCTCGCCGAGCAGATCCTCCAACCGATTTCGCTCCACCGCCGACATACCGATCATCACCAACCGCCTCCTGACGCTGCTACGCCATCACGTACACAAGCAGCGAGTCTGGTCGGCGACCTAGATCCAGCGACAGGGTCTTTGGTCCCTAGTCGTGGGGCTCGAGCAGGGCGAGGGTTTCGCGGGCTATTTGCCATTCTTCGTTGGTGGGGATCACCAGGATGGTGACTGGGCTGTCGGGGGTGGAGATAGTGGTGGGGGTGGGGTGGTTGTTGCGGGCGGGGTCGAGATGGATGCCTAGGCGTTCTAGGCCTGTGAGAGTGGTGGCGCGGACTCCGGCGGAGTGTTGGCCTACACCGGCGGTGAAGACGATCGCGTCTACGGTGCCGAGGACGGCGTAGTACGCGCCGATGTACTTCTTGAGGCGGTGGCAGTAGATGTCGAAGGCCAACTGGGCATGAGGGTCGCCTGCGGATCGGCGGGTGGTCAGTTCGCGGAAGTCGTTGTCGCCGGCGATGCCTTTGAGGCCGGACTCGTGGTTCAGGGCGCGGTCGATCTTGTCGACGGTCCAGCCGAGTTCGCGGACCAGGTGGGCGTGGATGGCCGGGTCGAGGTCGCCGGAGCGGGTGCCCATCACCAGGCCTTCGAGCGGGGTCATTCCCATCGAGGTCTCGACCGACACTCCCCCGCGAACGGCCGTTGCCGAGCAGCCGTTGCCCAGGTGGAGCACGATCAGGTTCAGGTCACCTAGGTCGCGCCCGAGCACTCGGGCCGCCTCGGCCGAGACGAAGGCGTGCGAGGTGCCGTGGAAACCGTACCGGCGGATGCCGTGGTCATCGCGCCACTCCAGCGGTACTGCGTAGGTGTAGGCCTCAGGTGGGAGCGTCTGATGGAAAGCCGTGTCGAACACCGCGACCTGCGGGTGATCGGGGAACAGCTGCCGGGCCACCCGGATTCCTTCCAGGTTGGCCGGATTGTGCAGCGGGGCCAGCGGCACCAGCTCGGTGACAGCGGCAACCAGTTCGTCGTCGATCAGCACCGGATCGGCGAACCGCGAACCGCCGTGCACGACACGGTGGCCGATGGCAACGATCTCGATATCGTCGAAGGACGGCCCGTACTCTTCGAAGGCGCTGATCACCGCCCGCATCGCGTCCTCGTGGGATGCGATCTTCAGGGTCGCACTCGTCTCGCCGTCCGGGCCGCGGTGCAGGTGGCGACTTTCGGGCTCACCGATGCGTTCGACCAGGCCGGACGCGGCCGCCTCGCCGGACGCGCCGTCGATCAGGCTGTACTTCAGCGACGACGAGCCCGCGTTGATCACCAGCACGTGGTCACTCATCGGCTGTACCGCCATACTGCGCCTGCACCGCCGTGATCGCCACAGTATTGATGATGTCCCGCACGGTGGCTCCTCGAGACAAATCGTTCACCGGCCTCCGCAATCCCTGCAGCACCGGCCCCACGGCAACCGCATTGGCTGAACGCTGCACCGCCTTGTACGTGTTGTTGCCCGTATTGAGGTCCGGGAAGATGAACACCGTCGCCCGCCCGGCAACCTCCGAGTCCGGCAACTTCGTCCGGGCCACCGCACTGTCGATCGCCGCGTCGTACTGAATCGGCCCCTCCACCAGCAACGAAGGCGCCCGCTCCCGGACGATCCCAGTTGCCTTCGACACCTTCTCCACATCGGTACCGCTGCCCGACGTACCGGTCGAGTACGACAGCATCGCCACCCGCGGCTCGACGCCGAAAGCAGCTGCGGTCGCCGCCGACGAGATCGCGATGTCGGCCAGCTGCTCCGCCGTCGGATCGGGATTGACCGCGCAGTCGCCGTACACGAGGACCTGATTCTCCAAGCACATGAAGAAGACCGAGGACACGACCGAAACTCCAGGCAGCGTCTTGACGACCTCCAACGCCGGACGGATCGTGTGGGCCGTCGTGTGCACCGACCCCGACACCATCCCGTCCGCCAGGCCGAGCTGCACCATCATGGTGCCGAAGTACGAGACGTCCCTGACGACTTCGCGGGCCTTGTCCAGGTCGACGCCCCGGTGCTGCCGCAGCCGGTGGTACTCCTGCGCGAACCGCTCCCCCAGCTCCTCGTCGTCCGGGCTGAGGATCCGCGCGGCCGAGATGTCCACCCCCAGCGCGGCCGCCTTCGCGCTGATCACCACTGAATCGCCGAGCAGTGTCAGGTCTGCCACACCCCGGCGCAGTACGACGTCAGCCGCCCGCAGGATCCGCTCTTCCTCGCCCTCGGGCAACACGACATGCTTGCGGTTGGCAACAGCCTCGTCGATCAGCTGGTGCTCGAACATCAACGGAGTCACCGCACCACTACGCGCAACCTCGAGCCGATCCAGCAGCGCAGGACCGTCGACATGCTGGTCGAACAACGCGAGCGCCCGGTCCACCTTGCGCGACGAGTTCTTGGTCAGCCGGCCACGCACCGCGGTCAGCGCCGTCGACGCCGCGTGCGTCCCCAGGCCGGTCTCGATCAGCGGCATCGTGCTCCCGATGCCCTCGATCAGCCGCAGGATCTGCGGGGGCAGCGCGAACCCGCCGTTGAGGAAGATCGCCGACACCTGCGGGAAGTTCTGCGACGCGTGCGCCATCAGCACCCCTACGACCACCTCCGGCCGGTCCGCCGCGGTGATCACCGCCGCCCCCTCGAACAGCCGGTCGAGCACGTTCGGCATCGTCATCGCTGCCACCAGCAAGCCGCTGACCTCGCGGGACAGCAGCCGCGGATCACCGCTGAGCAGTTGGCCGTCGACAGCGCTCACCAAATCCGCCACAGCGGGCGCACTGAGCAACGGCGCTTCCGGGATCGCGTACGCCGGTACGCCGGCCCCACCCAACGCCGCAATCGCCTGGTCGAGCTCGTCCTCGCTGACCCGATTGGCGATGACCGCGAACAAGGACCCGTGATTCGCGGTCAGCTCAGCGGTAGCCATGTCGATCAGCGTGCGCAGGTTCTCGGGGGTGCGCCCCGAGCCGTTCAGCACCAGCAGCACGGGCGCGCCCAGGTTGGCGGCGATCCTCGCGTTGTAGGAGAACTCGGTCGGCGTCCCGACGTCGGTGTAGTCGCTGCCGACGATCAGTACGGGATCTCCCCGCTCCGCCACGTGACGGTACCGCTGCACGATCCGGTCCAGCGCCGCATCGGGATCCGCGTGCACCTCGTCGTAGGTGACCCCGACGCACTCGTCGTACGACAGCGAAACAGCGTCATGCGAGGTGAGCAGATCCAGCACGTAGTCCCGCCCGCCGTACTGTGCGGTGTCCGGTCGCACGATCGGCCGGAACACCGACACCCGCTCGACCCGCCGGGACAACTGCTGGAGCACCCCCAGCGCCACGGTCGACTTCCCGGTGTACCCCTCCACCGATGCGATGTACACACTGCTTCCCATACCGGAACCCTATGCGGTGGCCTGACCGGATCGGTTCGGGACGTCGGTCCCGGATTTTGAGGGCCAATGGCACTGAGCCACGGGCCCTGCCGGCAGGTTCGATGAGAAGCAGCGGTACCCACGGGCCGGACGGAGCGGGCGATGAGCGGCACCAACCGGCAAGTCCGCCGTGGCGAGTCACTTCGGTGGGCGCTGCTTGGTCCGCTCGACGGCGTAGACGGCGGCCTCGGTGCGGCGTTCCATGTCCAGCTTGCGGAGCAGGCCGGAGACGTAGTTCTTCACCGTCTTCTCCGCCAGGAACATGTCCTGCGCGATCTGCCGGTTCGTCTTGCCCTCGGCGATCAGATCGAGGATCTTGCGCTCCTGCTCGGTCAGCGACTTGTACCTCGGGTCCTCGTCCTCCTCGGCCGGGTGCCGCAGCCGTTCCAGCACCGCCGTCGTCATCGCCGGATCGAGCAACGACTCCCCCGCCGCCAGCCGGCGAACCGCACCGATCAGGTCGGTACCGCTGACCTGCTTGAGCAGGTACCCCGCCGCACCGGCCATGATCGCGGTGAAGAGCGCCTCGTCATCGGAGTACGACGTCAGCATCAGGCACGCGGGCGGCTCGTCTATCGCCGAGCGGACCTCCCGGCAGACCGAGATGCCGTCCCCGTCGGGCAGCCGCACATCCAGGACCGCGACATCCGGCCGCAACGCCGGGATCCGCGCGACCGCCTGAGCCGCCGTGCCGGCCTCACCGATCACCTCGATGTCGTCCTCGGCCTCCAGCAGTTGCCGCAGCCCGAGCCGGACCACCTCATGGTCGTCGAGCAGGAACACCTTGATCGTCATATTGCTTCTCTCCCGCTCTCGCCTTCGATCCTCCTGGCCAGACTAGACCGCCCTCTCCCCGGAAAGGGGCCACGATGAGTGCCCCACCGCGCCGGTTCGACCACTCCGGCCTGCAGATCCTCGACGAGACCGACTGCCTGAAACTGCTCGGCTCGGTCCCGGTCGGCCGGCTCGTCTTCACCCAGGGCGGCCTCCCCGTCATCCGGCTGGTCAACTTCGCCATCGACGACCGGGCGGTCGTCTTCGCCACTGCGGACGGGGACATGTACCGGGCCGCGGAGCGTGGCGACGTGGTCGCCTTCGAGGTCGACGACGTCGACCGGGACCGGCACCTGGGCTGGTCCGTCACTGCGACCGGCCATCTGTCGGTCGTCGACCCCGACGAGGCAGAGGCCGTCCGGAGCACCTTGCCGATCCACCCCTGGGCGCCGAATCGCGACCAGCACCTGATCCGGCTGGCCATCGAGGTCCTCGACGGCCGCCGCCTCGTCGCCTGGGGTGAACGTCCGAAAGACCTCCGATGACAGCAGTCGCTACTCCTTGTCGGTAGCGGCGTGGAAGGCCTCGACCGCGGTCGGGAGGGTGAAGAAGACGCGGTCCGGGCCGAGCCGGTCCAGGAAGCCGGCCGCTTCGAGGTCGTCGCGGAGCTCCTGTTTGACCCGCGCCAGGGCGAGTACGACGCCGCGCTGCTCCAGCTCCTCGCGCAGGGCGTCGAGCGCATCGATCGCGGTGATGTCGATCTCGATGTTCGCCTCGGCGTT
This region includes:
- a CDS encoding RidA family protein; its protein translation is MPRQIITTANAPASPLYSQGVKAGPHILVSGIVGIDPGTGKLVEHTIQAQTRQALANCEAVLQAGGAGLDDVIEVGILLTDPADFAGLNEEYGRWFPADPPTRYVAKLGVDLPDLLVSIRMTAFVG
- a CDS encoding helix-turn-helix transcriptional regulator; the encoded protein is MIGMSAVERNRLEDLLGEPLLAADPLIDLKQAAAVLDVTVAVVRSMLDSGALPRQNTAQGKLSTRTVRLADVLAWVEAPARINVAEAARILGESTTAVHRLSAVRLLTWHGGQLPLARAEVEGLALRRRNWLGLAEAAKALRVTPEEVHRLLSSGTLLHTNDVSRPVDRAQIPPPHQPAQASTRASTWFR
- a CDS encoding acetate/propionate family kinase, whose translation is MSDHVLVINAGSSSLKYSLIDGASGEAAASGLVERIGEPESRHLHRGPDGETSATLKIASHEDAMRAVISAFEEYGPSFDDIEIVAIGHRVVHGGSRFADPVLIDDELVAAVTELVPLAPLHNPANLEGIRVARQLFPDHPQVAVFDTAFHQTLPPEAYTYAVPLEWRDDHGIRRYGFHGTSHAFVSAEAARVLGRDLGDLNLIVLHLGNGCSATAVRGGVSVETSMGMTPLEGLVMGTRSGDLDPAIHAHLVRELGWTVDKIDRALNHESGLKGIAGDNDFRELTTRRSAGDPHAQLAFDIYCHRLKKYIGAYYAVLGTVDAIVFTAGVGQHSAGVRATTLTGLERLGIHLDPARNNHPTPTTISTPDSPVTILVIPTNEEWQIARETLALLEPHD
- the pta gene encoding phosphate acetyltransferase, encoding MGSSVYIASVEGYTGKSTVALGVLQQLSRRVERVSVFRPIVRPDTAQYGGRDYVLDLLTSHDAVSLSYDECVGVTYDEVHADPDAALDRIVQRYRHVAERGDPVLIVGSDYTDVGTPTEFSYNARIAANLGAPVLLVLNGSGRTPENLRTLIDMATAELTANHGSLFAVIANRVSEDELDQAIAALGGAGVPAYAIPEAPLLSAPAVADLVSAVDGQLLSGDPRLLSREVSGLLVAAMTMPNVLDRLFEGAAVITAADRPEVVVGVLMAHASQNFPQVSAIFLNGGFALPPQILRLIEGIGSTMPLIETGLGTHAASTALTAVRGRLTKNSSRKVDRALALFDQHVDGPALLDRLEVARSGAVTPLMFEHQLIDEAVANRKHVVLPEGEEERILRAADVVLRRGVADLTLLGDSVVISAKAAALGVDISAARILSPDDEELGERFAQEYHRLRQHRGVDLDKAREVVRDVSYFGTMMVQLGLADGMVSGSVHTTAHTIRPALEVVKTLPGVSVVSSVFFMCLENQVLVYGDCAVNPDPTAEQLADIAISSAATAAAFGVEPRVAMLSYSTGTSGSGTDVEKVSKATGIVRERAPSLLVEGPIQYDAAIDSAVARTKLPDSEVAGRATVFIFPDLNTGNNTYKAVQRSANAVAVGPVLQGLRRPVNDLSRGATVRDIINTVAITAVQAQYGGTADE
- a CDS encoding response regulator transcription factor, encoding MTIKVFLLDDHEVVRLGLRQLLEAEDDIEVIGEAGTAAQAVARIPALRPDVAVLDVRLPDGDGISVCREVRSAIDEPPACLMLTSYSDDEALFTAIMAGAAGYLLKQVSGTDLIGAVRRLAAGESLLDPAMTTAVLERLRHPAEEDEDPRYKSLTEQERKILDLIAEGKTNRQIAQDMFLAEKTVKNYVSGLLRKLDMERRTEAAVYAVERTKQRPPK
- a CDS encoding pyridoxamine 5'-phosphate oxidase family protein codes for the protein MSAPPRRFDHSGLQILDETDCLKLLGSVPVGRLVFTQGGLPVIRLVNFAIDDRAVVFATADGDMYRAAERGDVVAFEVDDVDRDRHLGWSVTATGHLSVVDPDEAEAVRSTLPIHPWAPNRDQHLIRLAIEVLDGRRLVAWGERPKDLR